A single genomic interval of Xiphophorus couchianus chromosome 2, X_couchianus-1.0, whole genome shotgun sequence harbors:
- the fbln1 gene encoding fibulin-1 isoform X2, with product MALRVALLCSLLGLLLGQGEKHTAVSDCCKNGQKHANDNNDCASLRLISSSVTCRIAQEQCCVSVLEDNMCSTGINAAKEHGNCDSLLASTCETKTAKMCCDCCLLGKEAQDLNIPCDHNLSVGYQCSLVSRACCMDGASDNQTAALGQSELPNQDGSAGVAVGVDPCKGKCDHVCVGNDSCACMKGYKLKPDGRSCEDINECLLGSSNCRGGERCINTEGSFRCMREVSCGTGYELTENNDCKDIDECETGIHNCGEQFTCQNTQGSFRCAPKNTCGSGFIQDALGSCIDINECVSQSNPCHRGQICVNTVGSYACQRNSVNCGRGYHLNEEGTRCVDIDECKGAEQVCSGHSCINQLGSYRCECETGYNFNSINRLCEDINECRHYPGRLCGHKCDNTPGSYKCSCTTGFQLARDGRNCDDVNECESNPCSQECANVYGSYQCYCRRGYQLNDIDAMTCEDIDECALPTGGHICSYRCHNTPGSFHCSCPANGYTLAVNGRSCQDVDECVTGRHTCTENESCFNILGGYRCLSFDCPKNYRRVGQTRCERLLCNDSVDCPILPLRITYYYLTFPTNVPAFTNIFRMGASHTMPGDDVQVAVTAGNQGGFFKAERTPTGGVMSVARLIDKPQDFQLDLELRLRRYGTVSIYLAKILVFVIQEEPKVPYNLLQE from the exons gAGAAAAGCACACCGCAGTAAGCGACTGCTGCAAAAACGGCCAGAAGCACGCGAACGATAACAATGACTGTGCATCCCTCCGCCTCATTTCCTCTTCAGTGACTTGCAG GATAGCGCAGGAGCAGTGCTGCGTGTCAGTGCTGGAGGACAACATGTGCTCCACCGGTATCAACGCGGCAAAGGAACATGGAAACTGCGATTCTCTGCTTGCCAGCACCTGCGAGACCAAGACAGCAAAG ATGTGCTGCGACTGTTGTCTTCTGGGGAAGGAAGCTCAGGACCTGAACATACCCTGCGACCACAACCTGTCAGTGGGCTACCAGTGCAGCCTGGTGTCCCGGGCCTGCTGCATGGACGGAGCCTCAGACAACCAGACAGCAGCACTGGGACAGTCTGAAT TACCCAACCAGGACGGCAGCGCTGGTGTAGCAGTGGGAGTCGATCCATGCAAAG GGAAGTGTGACCACGTCTGTGTCGGGAATGACTCCTGCGCCTGCATGAAGGGCTATAAACTCAAACCGGACGGGAGGAGCTGTGAGG ACATCAACGAGTGCCTGCTGGGATCCAGCAACTGTCGGGGGGGAGAGCGTTGCATCAACACCGAGGGTTCGTTCCGCTGCATGAGAGAGGTCAGCTGCGGGACCGGCTACGAGCTCACCGAAAACAACGACTGCAAAG ACATAGATGAGTGCGAGACGGGCATCCACAACTGCGGCGAGCAGTTCACGTGTCAAAACACCCAGGGGTCGTTCCGCTGCGCCCCGAAGAACACCTGCGGCTCGGGCTTCATCCAGGACGCGCTCGGAAGCTGCATCG ATATCAACGAATGTGTCTCCCAGTCAAATCCGTGCCACCGAGGGCAGATCTGCGTGAACACGGTGGGCTCCTACGCCTGCCAGAGAAACTCTGTGAACTGCGGTCGGGGATACCACCTGAATGAAGAGGGCACGCGCTGCGTCG ATATCGACGAGTGCAAAGGAGCCGAGCAGGTCTGCTCAGGCCACTCTTGCATCAACCAGCTGGGGTCGTACCGCTGCGAGTGTGAAACCGGGTACAACTTTAACAGCATCAACCGGCTCTGTGAAG atattaatgAGTGCAGGCACTACCCTGGACGACTATGCGGTCACAAATGTGATAACACCCCTGGGTCCTACAAGTGTAGCTGCACCACCGGCTTCCAACTGGCTAGGGATGGCCGGAACTGCGAtg ATGTGAACGAGTGTGAGAGCAACCCGTGCAGCCAGGAATGTGCCAACGTGTATGGCTCCTACCAGTGCTACTGTCGCCGTGGCTACCAGCTCAATGACATAGACGCCATGACTTGTGAAG ATATTGATGAGTGTGCCCTTCCCACTGGCGGCCATATTTGCTCCTATCGCTGCCACAACACACCGGGAAGCTTCCACTGCTCCTGCCCTGCCAACGGCTACACGTTGGCAGTGAACGGGCGCAGCTGCCAGG ACGTTGACGAATGTGTAACGGGAAGACACACATGCACGGAAAATGAGAGCTGCTTCAACATCCTGGGCGGGTACAGGTGCCTGTCCTTTGACTGTCCCAAAAACTACAGACGTGTTGGACAGAC TCGATGCGAACGCTTGCTTTGCAACGACTCTGTCGATTGCCCGATCTTGCCCCTGAGAATAACCTACTACTACCTCACGTTCCCCACCAACGTTCCCGCCTTCACCAATATCTTCCGCATGGGCGCCTCCCACACGATGCCTGGCGATGACGTCCAGGTGGCGGTCACCGCCGGCAACCAGGGGGGGTTCTTCAAGGCCGAGCGCACGCCCACCGGCGGCGTGATGTCGGTGGCAAGGCTCATCGACAAGCCACAGGACTTCCAGCTGGACTTGGAGCTCAGGCTGCGCCGCTACGGCACGGTCTCCATTTACCTGGCTAAGATTCTGGTGTTTGTCATCCAGGAGGAGCCCAAAGTACCATACAACCTCTTGCAGGAGTAA
- the fbln1 gene encoding fibulin-1 isoform X3 — MCTDVMKYLKVAVLHTVCHLLHAETRYGHFSATSRIKMCCDCCLLGKEAQDLNIPCDHNLSVGYQCSLVSRACCMDGASDNQTAALGQSELPNQDGSAGVAVGVDPCKGKCDHVCVGNDSCACMKGYKLKPDGRSCEDINECLLGSSNCRGGERCINTEGSFRCMREVSCGTGYELTENNDCKDIDECETGIHNCGEQFTCQNTQGSFRCAPKNTCGSGFIQDALGSCIDINECVSQSNPCHRGQICVNTVGSYACQRNSVNCGRGYHLNEEGTRCVDIDECKGAEQVCSGHSCINQLGSYRCECETGYNFNSINRLCEDINECRHYPGRLCGHKCDNTPGSYKCSCTTGFQLARDGRNCDDVNECESNPCSQECANVYGSYQCYCRRGYQLNDIDAMTCEDIDECALPTGGHICSYRCHNTPGSFHCSCPANGYTLAVNGRSCQDVDECVTGRHTCTENESCFNILGGYRCLSFDCPKNYRRVGQTTPTLERSDTVRCIKSCLPNDIACVLDPTLSMAHTFFSLPTLREFTRSEEIVFLRTTVPAYGSYHLGTYDVKFEILEGNIENAFDIIKRVENGVYVGVVRLVKPLIGPRETVLKLSMRNLTTQGESGQSIINVHVFVSEFWF; from the exons ATGTGCACCGATGTGATGAAATATCTCAAAGTCGCGGTTTTACACACAGTTTGTCACCTGCTTCACGCCGAGACCAGATACGGACATTTTAGTGCGACGTCAAGAATTAAG ATGTGCTGCGACTGTTGTCTTCTGGGGAAGGAAGCTCAGGACCTGAACATACCCTGCGACCACAACCTGTCAGTGGGCTACCAGTGCAGCCTGGTGTCCCGGGCCTGCTGCATGGACGGAGCCTCAGACAACCAGACAGCAGCACTGGGACAGTCTGAAT TACCCAACCAGGACGGCAGCGCTGGTGTAGCAGTGGGAGTCGATCCATGCAAAG GGAAGTGTGACCACGTCTGTGTCGGGAATGACTCCTGCGCCTGCATGAAGGGCTATAAACTCAAACCGGACGGGAGGAGCTGTGAGG ACATCAACGAGTGCCTGCTGGGATCCAGCAACTGTCGGGGGGGAGAGCGTTGCATCAACACCGAGGGTTCGTTCCGCTGCATGAGAGAGGTCAGCTGCGGGACCGGCTACGAGCTCACCGAAAACAACGACTGCAAAG ACATAGATGAGTGCGAGACGGGCATCCACAACTGCGGCGAGCAGTTCACGTGTCAAAACACCCAGGGGTCGTTCCGCTGCGCCCCGAAGAACACCTGCGGCTCGGGCTTCATCCAGGACGCGCTCGGAAGCTGCATCG ATATCAACGAATGTGTCTCCCAGTCAAATCCGTGCCACCGAGGGCAGATCTGCGTGAACACGGTGGGCTCCTACGCCTGCCAGAGAAACTCTGTGAACTGCGGTCGGGGATACCACCTGAATGAAGAGGGCACGCGCTGCGTCG ATATCGACGAGTGCAAAGGAGCCGAGCAGGTCTGCTCAGGCCACTCTTGCATCAACCAGCTGGGGTCGTACCGCTGCGAGTGTGAAACCGGGTACAACTTTAACAGCATCAACCGGCTCTGTGAAG atattaatgAGTGCAGGCACTACCCTGGACGACTATGCGGTCACAAATGTGATAACACCCCTGGGTCCTACAAGTGTAGCTGCACCACCGGCTTCCAACTGGCTAGGGATGGCCGGAACTGCGAtg ATGTGAACGAGTGTGAGAGCAACCCGTGCAGCCAGGAATGTGCCAACGTGTATGGCTCCTACCAGTGCTACTGTCGCCGTGGCTACCAGCTCAATGACATAGACGCCATGACTTGTGAAG ATATTGATGAGTGTGCCCTTCCCACTGGCGGCCATATTTGCTCCTATCGCTGCCACAACACACCGGGAAGCTTCCACTGCTCCTGCCCTGCCAACGGCTACACGTTGGCAGTGAACGGGCGCAGCTGCCAGG ACGTTGACGAATGTGTAACGGGAAGACACACATGCACGGAAAATGAGAGCTGCTTCAACATCCTGGGCGGGTACAGGTGCCTGTCCTTTGACTGTCCCAAAAACTACAGACGTGTTGGACAGAC AACTCCGACGCTCGAACGATCTGACACGGTCCGCTGTATAAAATCCTGCCTGCCCAATGACATCGCCTGCGTTCTGGACCCCACGCTCTCCATGGCCCACACCTTCTTCTCCTTGCCCACCCTCAGAGAGTTCACAAGGTCAGAGG AAATCGTTTTCCTGAGAACGACAGTTCCGGCTTACGGATCGTACCACTTAGGTACTTATGACGTCAAGTTTGAAATCCTAGAGGGCAACATAGAGAACGCCTTTGACATCATCAAGCGAGTGGAGAATGGAGTGTATGTGG
- the fbln1 gene encoding fibulin-1 isoform X1 → MALRVALLCSLLGLLLGQGEKHTAVSDCCKNGQKHANDNNDCASLRLISSSVTCRIAQEQCCVSVLEDNMCSTGINAAKEHGNCDSLLASTCETKTAKMCCDCCLLGKEAQDLNIPCDHNLSVGYQCSLVSRACCMDGASDNQTAALGQSELPNQDGSAGVAVGVDPCKGKCDHVCVGNDSCACMKGYKLKPDGRSCEDINECLLGSSNCRGGERCINTEGSFRCMREVSCGTGYELTENNDCKDIDECETGIHNCGEQFTCQNTQGSFRCAPKNTCGSGFIQDALGSCIDINECVSQSNPCHRGQICVNTVGSYACQRNSVNCGRGYHLNEEGTRCVDIDECKGAEQVCSGHSCINQLGSYRCECETGYNFNSINRLCEDINECRHYPGRLCGHKCDNTPGSYKCSCTTGFQLARDGRNCDDVNECESNPCSQECANVYGSYQCYCRRGYQLNDIDAMTCEDIDECALPTGGHICSYRCHNTPGSFHCSCPANGYTLAVNGRSCQDVDECVTGRHTCTENESCFNILGGYRCLSFDCPKNYRRVGQTTPTLERSDTVRCIKSCLPNDIACVLDPTLSMAHTFFSLPTLREFTRSEEIVFLRTTVPAYGSYHLGTYDVKFEILEGNIENAFDIIKRVENGVYVGVVRLVKPLIGPRETVLKLSMRNLTTQGESGQSIINVHVFVSEFWF, encoded by the exons gAGAAAAGCACACCGCAGTAAGCGACTGCTGCAAAAACGGCCAGAAGCACGCGAACGATAACAATGACTGTGCATCCCTCCGCCTCATTTCCTCTTCAGTGACTTGCAG GATAGCGCAGGAGCAGTGCTGCGTGTCAGTGCTGGAGGACAACATGTGCTCCACCGGTATCAACGCGGCAAAGGAACATGGAAACTGCGATTCTCTGCTTGCCAGCACCTGCGAGACCAAGACAGCAAAG ATGTGCTGCGACTGTTGTCTTCTGGGGAAGGAAGCTCAGGACCTGAACATACCCTGCGACCACAACCTGTCAGTGGGCTACCAGTGCAGCCTGGTGTCCCGGGCCTGCTGCATGGACGGAGCCTCAGACAACCAGACAGCAGCACTGGGACAGTCTGAAT TACCCAACCAGGACGGCAGCGCTGGTGTAGCAGTGGGAGTCGATCCATGCAAAG GGAAGTGTGACCACGTCTGTGTCGGGAATGACTCCTGCGCCTGCATGAAGGGCTATAAACTCAAACCGGACGGGAGGAGCTGTGAGG ACATCAACGAGTGCCTGCTGGGATCCAGCAACTGTCGGGGGGGAGAGCGTTGCATCAACACCGAGGGTTCGTTCCGCTGCATGAGAGAGGTCAGCTGCGGGACCGGCTACGAGCTCACCGAAAACAACGACTGCAAAG ACATAGATGAGTGCGAGACGGGCATCCACAACTGCGGCGAGCAGTTCACGTGTCAAAACACCCAGGGGTCGTTCCGCTGCGCCCCGAAGAACACCTGCGGCTCGGGCTTCATCCAGGACGCGCTCGGAAGCTGCATCG ATATCAACGAATGTGTCTCCCAGTCAAATCCGTGCCACCGAGGGCAGATCTGCGTGAACACGGTGGGCTCCTACGCCTGCCAGAGAAACTCTGTGAACTGCGGTCGGGGATACCACCTGAATGAAGAGGGCACGCGCTGCGTCG ATATCGACGAGTGCAAAGGAGCCGAGCAGGTCTGCTCAGGCCACTCTTGCATCAACCAGCTGGGGTCGTACCGCTGCGAGTGTGAAACCGGGTACAACTTTAACAGCATCAACCGGCTCTGTGAAG atattaatgAGTGCAGGCACTACCCTGGACGACTATGCGGTCACAAATGTGATAACACCCCTGGGTCCTACAAGTGTAGCTGCACCACCGGCTTCCAACTGGCTAGGGATGGCCGGAACTGCGAtg ATGTGAACGAGTGTGAGAGCAACCCGTGCAGCCAGGAATGTGCCAACGTGTATGGCTCCTACCAGTGCTACTGTCGCCGTGGCTACCAGCTCAATGACATAGACGCCATGACTTGTGAAG ATATTGATGAGTGTGCCCTTCCCACTGGCGGCCATATTTGCTCCTATCGCTGCCACAACACACCGGGAAGCTTCCACTGCTCCTGCCCTGCCAACGGCTACACGTTGGCAGTGAACGGGCGCAGCTGCCAGG ACGTTGACGAATGTGTAACGGGAAGACACACATGCACGGAAAATGAGAGCTGCTTCAACATCCTGGGCGGGTACAGGTGCCTGTCCTTTGACTGTCCCAAAAACTACAGACGTGTTGGACAGAC AACTCCGACGCTCGAACGATCTGACACGGTCCGCTGTATAAAATCCTGCCTGCCCAATGACATCGCCTGCGTTCTGGACCCCACGCTCTCCATGGCCCACACCTTCTTCTCCTTGCCCACCCTCAGAGAGTTCACAAGGTCAGAGG AAATCGTTTTCCTGAGAACGACAGTTCCGGCTTACGGATCGTACCACTTAGGTACTTATGACGTCAAGTTTGAAATCCTAGAGGGCAACATAGAGAACGCCTTTGACATCATCAAGCGAGTGGAGAATGGAGTGTATGTGG